One part of the Microlunatus elymi genome encodes these proteins:
- a CDS encoding glycosyltransferase family 29 protein codes for MSTTEFASAALRRGRQELHQGRLDLQRVRRLPARLRSAPRSREQLRSRLTGRGARNREFVLAVINRVPAPDYWQPFTRTIAAGWYANSVTSGLVRHGLRSWRSLPGVTVGQVIEVGYRALAAGDLEWVELIIDGILADSPRHQRAHRLKARLHAVRGEWRPAQDAWRTALGGSRHRNEARRWVINERGRQRARRLIALMPEPERRHRSESAALATVAQLPAEQPADFDARLASVLINRAIAASGSGSGETAGLRPLMQAWASSQQRERIVLAPAEVAQSVRTINRDRFRSYLSGRSVALVANSPSLLGSGLGRQIDDHDLVLRFNSFALQEADTGRRTSIHVAFHKYDFNTDVPVDVRILLSAKENLWRDSLKLRVRPGAQDWLGDASLRWPAVQLGLITKNDPFKLPTAGFQFIRLLMHFGVSTAIDLYGFDFYASGMHRLSPASLIPHSPGHNSAAEKEWVMAHADSVAGPVISMPTDDHLRRTA; via the coding sequence TTGTCCACAACGGAATTCGCCTCTGCGGCGCTGCGTCGCGGACGGCAGGAGCTGCACCAGGGACGGTTGGATCTGCAACGGGTACGGCGTCTGCCCGCTCGTCTGCGGTCGGCGCCCCGCAGCCGGGAGCAACTGAGGTCACGGCTGACCGGCCGTGGCGCGAGAAACCGCGAGTTCGTGCTCGCGGTGATCAACCGGGTGCCCGCGCCGGACTACTGGCAGCCGTTCACCCGGACGATCGCCGCCGGTTGGTACGCCAACTCCGTCACCTCCGGCCTGGTCCGACACGGGCTGCGTAGCTGGCGGTCGCTGCCGGGCGTCACGGTCGGACAGGTGATCGAGGTGGGCTACCGCGCGCTGGCTGCGGGCGACCTGGAGTGGGTCGAGTTGATCATCGACGGCATTCTCGCCGACTCACCCAGACATCAACGTGCACACCGGTTGAAGGCACGCCTGCACGCCGTACGGGGGGAGTGGCGGCCGGCCCAGGACGCCTGGAGAACCGCACTGGGCGGCAGCCGGCATCGCAACGAGGCCCGGCGCTGGGTGATCAACGAGCGGGGGCGACAACGCGCTCGCCGGCTGATCGCGCTGATGCCGGAGCCGGAGCGACGGCACCGATCCGAGTCGGCCGCTCTGGCAACCGTCGCGCAGCTGCCGGCCGAACAGCCGGCCGACTTTGACGCCCGACTGGCATCAGTGTTGATCAACAGGGCAATCGCCGCCTCGGGGTCGGGGAGCGGGGAGACCGCCGGACTGCGTCCGCTGATGCAGGCCTGGGCCTCCAGTCAGCAACGAGAACGGATCGTGCTGGCGCCGGCCGAGGTCGCACAGTCGGTGCGGACGATCAACCGGGATCGCTTCCGGTCCTACCTTTCCGGCCGGTCGGTCGCGCTGGTGGCCAACTCGCCGAGTTTGCTGGGCAGTGGTCTGGGTCGACAGATCGACGATCATGATCTGGTCCTGCGGTTCAACTCGTTCGCCTTGCAGGAGGCGGACACCGGCCGGCGGACCAGCATCCACGTCGCCTTCCACAAGTACGACTTCAACACCGACGTGCCGGTCGATGTCAGGATCCTGCTGTCGGCCAAGGAGAACCTGTGGCGGGACTCGTTGAAGCTGCGTGTGCGTCCGGGCGCTCAGGACTGGCTGGGTGACGCCAGTCTGCGATGGCCGGCCGTGCAGCTGGGCTTGATCACCAAGAACGACCCGTTCAAGCTGCCGACCGCCGGCTTCCAGTTCATCCGGCTGCTGATGCACTTCGGCGTCAGCACCGCGATCGACCTGTACGGCTTCGATTTCTACGCGTCGGGCATGCACCGGCTCTCGCCGGCGTCGTTGATCCCGCACTCGCCGGGACACAACTCGGCGGCAGAGAAGGAGTGGGTGATGGCCCACGCCGACTCGGTCGCCGGTCCGGTGATCTCCATGCCCACGGACGACCATCTGAGGAGGACCGCCTGA
- a CDS encoding polysaccharide pyruvyl transferase family protein, with translation MAILAGKLRTTADDQDQPIDRDHRLVPEPGQDQDQDHDQDRSARADQPTIGQRLACAEAQVADADFVAALQTLTELAAAELPSSSSGDFQRFILLLARVLRALSRYDAARDVLQLARHSTLTASRAAAEEAEIAWIQHDYDRGAEAATYALRANLANRKAEIALRRCRQPITPSLADAPTGGVGHVAFYVSEGGNFGDVALPVSVRESIEHVAGQTDWLPIHAHQVFDEARLELVNGQRSLIIGGGGLFLPDTSPNGNSGWQWNVPAELLNRIEVPISVFAVGFNLFTGQRFRGDLFTRNLLALTERAQLIGLRNHGSMAAVRAMLPERLHERVRFVPCPTTITEHIHPGLPPARSGTGVVLLNAAFDRAERRFGDGYAAFLEQIHRFAQRVRAAGAELRLAAHLPADEKLADDLDSSYGVRLPIDPLYDRTLDQGYAIYRAASVVVGMRGHATMIPFGLGTPVLSIVSHPKLRFFCEDIGRPDWAFDADDPRLGSLLADRVIDILGTEDAYRADIARLQLGLKEHIDAAARDAAVLPGPQDVSRASAGSPPGVAVRRPTAG, from the coding sequence ATGGCGATCTTGGCCGGCAAGCTCCGAACCACTGCCGATGATCAAGACCAGCCGATCGATCGTGATCACCGACTCGTCCCCGAGCCGGGCCAAGATCAAGATCAAGACCATGATCAGGACCGGAGTGCGCGAGCTGATCAACCGACGATCGGTCAACGGCTCGCATGCGCCGAGGCGCAGGTTGCGGATGCGGATTTCGTTGCTGCATTGCAAACCCTGACCGAGCTGGCGGCGGCCGAGCTGCCGAGCAGCAGCTCCGGTGACTTCCAGCGGTTCATCCTGCTGCTGGCCCGGGTGCTGCGCGCGTTGAGCCGCTACGACGCGGCCCGGGACGTGTTGCAGCTGGCTCGGCACAGCACCCTCACCGCGAGTCGGGCCGCCGCGGAGGAGGCGGAGATCGCCTGGATCCAACACGACTACGACCGCGGCGCCGAGGCGGCCACGTACGCGTTGCGGGCGAATCTGGCCAACCGCAAGGCAGAGATCGCGCTGCGGCGTTGCCGGCAGCCGATCACGCCGAGCCTGGCCGATGCGCCGACCGGTGGCGTCGGCCATGTCGCCTTCTACGTTTCCGAGGGCGGGAACTTCGGCGACGTAGCGCTGCCGGTCTCGGTCCGCGAGTCGATCGAGCATGTTGCCGGTCAGACCGATTGGCTGCCGATCCACGCCCATCAGGTGTTCGACGAGGCGCGGCTGGAGCTGGTCAACGGTCAGCGTTCCTTGATCATCGGCGGCGGCGGACTGTTCCTGCCCGACACCTCGCCGAACGGCAACAGCGGCTGGCAGTGGAACGTGCCGGCCGAGCTGCTGAACCGGATCGAGGTGCCGATCAGCGTCTTTGCGGTGGGCTTCAATCTCTTTACCGGGCAGCGATTCCGCGGTGACCTGTTTACCCGAAACCTGCTCGCGCTGACCGAACGGGCGCAGCTGATCGGGCTGCGTAACCACGGGTCGATGGCCGCGGTGCGGGCCATGCTGCCCGAGCGGTTGCATGAGCGAGTCCGCTTCGTGCCGTGTCCGACGACGATCACCGAGCACATCCATCCCGGACTCCCACCCGCCCGATCCGGAACCGGGGTGGTGCTGCTGAACGCGGCCTTCGACCGGGCCGAACGTCGATTCGGTGACGGCTACGCGGCATTCCTGGAGCAGATCCACAGATTCGCGCAGCGGGTCCGCGCGGCCGGTGCCGAGCTGAGACTGGCGGCTCACCTGCCGGCCGACGAGAAGCTCGCCGATGATCTTGACAGCAGCTACGGCGTACGACTGCCGATCGATCCGCTCTACGATCGGACGCTCGATCAGGGTTACGCGATCTACCGCGCGGCAAGCGTGGTGGTCGGGATGCGTGGCCACGCGACGATGATCCCGTTCGGCTTGGGCACGCCGGTGCTCAGCATCGTCTCCCATCCGAAGCTCCGCTTCTTCTGCGAGGACATCGGCCGCCCGGACTGGGCCTTCGACGCCGATGATCCGCGACTCGGATCGCTGTTGGCCGATCGGGTGATCGACATCCTCGGCACCGAAGACGCCTACCGCGCCGACATCGCGCGTCTTCAACTGGGCTTGAAAGAACACATCGACGCGGCCGCCCGGGACGCTGCCGTCCTGCCCGGCCCGCAGGACGTCAGTCGAGCTTCTGCAGGATCTCCTCCAGGCGTCGCAGTTCGGCGGCCGACAGCCGGGTGA
- a CDS encoding glycosyltransferase produces MDRPQVVMFARTISRRVAGGSRAVLQRANLYAAEGYPVTLVISGMASDSEIAALRSAGGLHPQVAVRFVWLDAPGWEHQLAGADHELVDLPRLDERTPGTVRSVLVPGRDPVRARVVRIEVDGRLRSEEVLDTDGGAIRSFRLYDGDGSCTQLWRFVDGKVAMVDDLADGVPTIRRFFIDGRYCWLTADVSGSAGTGRAVYADGTISDYASVIADWLDREYADSPQLIVFADGENVWQRVVRCMRHPAVRGVSVLHNSHLDAPYDSTAPTKPDWEPYFTDQRNVRVLVCLTERQRIDLERRYPGLPLAVVHHQVPPTSVDHRGRRSRRMIFLGRLAEQKRLEHLVEVIDRVRRAVPEVVLDVYGSGPAEPDFRSRLEECGLIDRVNFAGFTQDALAAFAGARVAVMTSRYEGLPLTLTEAMSVGTVWVAYDLNYGPAEVIRDHVDGFLVPPGDLDRFAASVVRLLTDDDLAARMSRAAREVSGRFSRERYRREWLQVLARAIEPIEEPTTDRVPDVVPVS; encoded by the coding sequence GTGGATCGACCACAGGTCGTGATGTTCGCGCGGACGATCAGTCGCCGGGTGGCCGGCGGCAGCCGCGCGGTGCTGCAACGGGCCAACCTGTACGCGGCCGAGGGATATCCGGTGACGCTGGTGATCTCCGGGATGGCTTCGGATTCGGAGATCGCCGCGTTGCGATCGGCGGGCGGTCTGCATCCGCAGGTCGCGGTCCGGTTCGTCTGGCTGGACGCGCCGGGCTGGGAACATCAGTTGGCCGGGGCCGATCATGAACTTGTCGACCTGCCGCGACTCGACGAGCGGACACCCGGCACGGTCCGGTCCGTGTTGGTTCCCGGCCGGGACCCGGTGCGCGCGCGCGTGGTCCGGATCGAGGTCGACGGCCGGTTGCGCAGCGAGGAGGTGCTGGACACCGACGGCGGCGCGATCCGGTCGTTCCGGCTGTACGACGGTGACGGCAGCTGCACCCAGCTGTGGCGGTTCGTCGACGGCAAGGTGGCCATGGTCGACGACCTCGCCGACGGCGTGCCGACCATCCGCCGATTCTTCATCGACGGCAGGTATTGCTGGCTGACGGCCGACGTCTCGGGCTCGGCCGGCACCGGCCGCGCCGTCTACGCCGACGGCACGATCAGCGACTACGCGAGCGTGATCGCGGACTGGCTGGACCGTGAGTACGCCGACAGTCCGCAGCTGATCGTCTTCGCCGACGGCGAGAACGTGTGGCAGCGGGTTGTCCGGTGCATGCGGCACCCGGCGGTACGCGGTGTCAGCGTCCTGCACAACTCACATCTGGACGCGCCGTACGACTCAACGGCGCCGACCAAGCCGGACTGGGAGCCGTACTTCACCGATCAGCGCAACGTCCGAGTCCTGGTCTGTCTGACCGAGCGGCAGCGAATTGATCTTGAACGGCGCTACCCGGGTCTGCCGTTGGCGGTGGTCCATCATCAGGTGCCGCCGACCTCTGTTGATCACCGCGGACGGCGGTCGCGGCGGATGATCTTCCTCGGAAGACTGGCCGAGCAGAAGCGGTTGGAACATCTGGTCGAGGTGATCGACCGGGTTCGGCGGGCGGTGCCGGAGGTGGTCCTGGACGTCTACGGCAGCGGTCCGGCCGAACCCGATTTCCGTTCCCGGCTTGAGGAATGTGGCTTGATCGACCGGGTCAACTTCGCCGGTTTCACCCAGGATGCGCTGGCCGCGTTCGCCGGTGCCCGGGTGGCGGTGATGACCTCGCGGTACGAGGGTCTGCCGCTCACCCTGACCGAGGCGATGTCGGTGGGCACCGTTTGGGTGGCCTACGACCTCAACTACGGTCCGGCCGAGGTGATCCGTGATCACGTCGACGGATTCCTCGTCCCACCGGGCGATCTCGATCGTTTCGCCGCCTCGGTCGTCCGGCTGCTGACCGACGATGATCTTGCTGCCCGGATGTCGCGGGCTGCCCGCGAGGTGTCCGGCCGGTTCTCCCGGGAACGGTATCGCCGGGAGTGGCTGCAGGTGCTGGCCCGGGCGATCGAACCGATCGAAGAGCCGACAACCGATCGAGTACCGGACGTGGTGCCGGTCTCGTGA
- a CDS encoding MarR family winged helix-turn-helix transcriptional regulator: MSRQPAGPNDAAVRAWRELRNLVQSNDRRRRVADALGMSFIRSKALRRLAQEPMSMRRLAEELATDRPYTTVFVDDLEQRGLVVRRPDPSDRRGKIVHLTPAGRKVAEQAELILDTPPDAFTRLSAAELRRLEEILQKLD, from the coding sequence GTGAGCCGGCAGCCGGCGGGCCCGAACGACGCCGCCGTACGGGCGTGGCGAGAGCTGCGCAACCTGGTGCAGAGCAACGACCGCCGACGTCGAGTGGCGGACGCGCTGGGGATGAGTTTCATTCGTAGCAAGGCACTGCGGCGCCTGGCCCAGGAGCCGATGAGCATGCGCAGGCTGGCCGAGGAACTGGCCACCGACCGGCCCTACACCACCGTGTTCGTGGATGATCTCGAACAACGCGGCCTGGTCGTCCGCCGGCCGGATCCGTCGGATCGCCGCGGCAAGATCGTCCACCTGACACCCGCCGGCCGGAAGGTCGCCGAGCAGGCGGAGTTGATCTTGGACACACCGCCGGACGCATTCACCCGGCTGTCGGCCGCCGAACTGCGACGCCTGGAGGAGATCCTGCAGAAGCTCGACTGA